One window of Nymphaea colorata isolate Beijing-Zhang1983 chromosome 1, ASM883128v2, whole genome shotgun sequence genomic DNA carries:
- the LOC116265093 gene encoding endochitinase 4-like encodes MKCCTQFLGFVLVALVLEVGLAQDTPRTIVTSDFFNTLLPQDGCEGKGFYNYDSFISAAESFNGFGTTGGTDVQKRELAAFLANVMHETGSFCYINEQNPGSIFCDQSVSQYPCAPGKSYFGRGPLQLSWNFNYGAAGQAIGFDGLNNPEIVAQDANISFKTAVWFWMSNSNCHQGITTGSGFGSTIRAINSGECGGGNPATVQSRINFYQRFCQQFGVDPGQNLYC; translated from the exons TCTTGTAGCTCTTGTTCTGGAAGTGGGCTTGGCCCAGGACACTCCAAGGACGATTGTCACTTCTGATTTCTTCAATACCCTCCTTCCTCAAGATGGTTGTGAGGGAAAAGGCTTCTATAACTATGATTCCTTCATATCCGCAGCAGAAAGTTTCAACGGCTTCGGCACCACCGGCGGCACCGATGTTCAAAAGAGGGAGTTAGCTGCTTTCCTTGCTAATGTCATGCATGAAACAGGAA GCTTCTGCTACATAAACGAACAAAACCCAGGCAGCATCTTCTGTGATCAAAGCGTCTCGCAATATCCTTGTGCTCCAGGGAAAAGTTACTTCGGCAGAGGACCACTTCAGCTATCATG GAACTTCAACTATGGTGCAGCTGGGCAGGCCATTGGTTTTGATGGCTTGAACAACCCAGAGATCGTGGCCCAGGACGCAAACATATCTTTCAAGACTGCAGTGTGGTTCTGGATGTCCAACAGCAACTGCCACCAAGGGATCACAACAGGTAGTGGCTTTGGCTCCACCATCAGAGCCATTAACAGTGGTGAGTGCGGTGGAGGAAATCCAGCAACAGTACAGTCGAGGATCAACTTCTACCAGAGGTTCTGCCAGCAGTTCGGGGTAGACCCAGGCCAGAACCTCTACTGCTAG